A window of the Streptomyces sp. JB150 genome harbors these coding sequences:
- a CDS encoding sodium:solute symporter family protein codes for MNSLDWAVLIGYFGVMVAIGIWSHKRVDNVSDFFTAGGKMPWWLSGISHHMSGYSAVMFTGYAGIAYTYGVTSFVTWSFPIALGIAIGSKLFAPRINRLRSRLHVASPLEYLKNRYDLKTQQALAWSGMLLKIVDVGAKWAAIATLLSVFTGVSLNQGILITGSITAVYCTIGGLWADALTELGQFVIQFLAGIAMFVAVIMELNDKGIGFLGAWDEPELQGHGEPLVGPYGTVFLLAFLFIKLFEYNGGMLNQAQRYMATSSAYEAERSARLSAVLWLVWPLVLFFPMWMSPLLVESQKSDGSDSYGLMTEQLLPHGLLGLVIVGFFSHTMAMCSSDANAIAAVFTRDCAPVVWRRARAWSEGQGLRVARVTTVVFLGLSMAAATQVNSPTFGDIITVVIKWVAGLMGPMAIPMMLGLLRPFRRSGPTAALTSWATGLFAFWLVNYPIHWNLDGGVPLQYQVSIPLAVSLVLYILIGYLKPEDTPERLAVIERINTDDDGTGTAAPVPAQQDGTPGVPVKD; via the coding sequence ATGAACAGTCTCGACTGGGCCGTGCTCATCGGCTACTTCGGCGTGATGGTGGCCATCGGCATCTGGTCGCACAAGCGCGTGGACAACGTCAGTGACTTCTTCACCGCCGGCGGCAAGATGCCCTGGTGGCTCTCCGGCATCTCGCACCACATGTCGGGCTACAGCGCGGTGATGTTCACGGGGTACGCGGGCATCGCCTACACCTACGGCGTCACCTCCTTCGTCACCTGGTCCTTCCCGATCGCCCTGGGCATCGCCATCGGCTCCAAGCTGTTCGCCCCGCGGATCAACCGGCTCCGCTCCCGCCTCCACGTGGCCTCCCCGCTGGAGTACCTGAAGAACCGCTACGACCTGAAGACCCAGCAGGCGCTGGCCTGGTCGGGGATGCTGCTGAAGATCGTGGACGTGGGCGCGAAGTGGGCGGCGATCGCCACCCTGCTGTCGGTGTTCACGGGTGTGTCCCTGAACCAGGGCATCCTCATCACCGGCAGCATCACCGCCGTCTACTGCACGATCGGCGGCCTGTGGGCCGACGCGCTCACGGAACTGGGCCAGTTCGTCATCCAGTTCCTCGCCGGCATCGCGATGTTCGTCGCGGTGATCATGGAGCTGAACGACAAGGGCATCGGCTTCCTCGGCGCCTGGGACGAGCCCGAACTCCAGGGCCACGGCGAGCCGTTGGTCGGCCCCTACGGCACGGTGTTCCTGCTCGCGTTCCTCTTCATCAAGCTGTTCGAGTACAACGGCGGCATGCTCAACCAGGCCCAGCGCTACATGGCCACCTCCAGCGCCTACGAGGCCGAGCGCTCGGCGCGGCTGTCGGCGGTGCTGTGGCTGGTGTGGCCGCTGGTCCTGTTCTTCCCGATGTGGATGTCCCCGCTGCTGGTGGAGTCCCAGAAGTCCGACGGCTCCGACTCCTACGGCCTGATGACCGAACAGCTCCTCCCGCACGGCCTGCTGGGCCTGGTCATCGTCGGCTTCTTCTCCCACACGATGGCCATGTGCTCCTCGGACGCCAACGCCATCGCCGCCGTCTTCACCCGGGACTGCGCGCCGGTCGTCTGGCGCCGGGCGCGGGCCTGGAGCGAGGGGCAGGGCCTGCGGGTCGCCCGCGTCACCACGGTCGTCTTCCTCGGCCTGTCGATGGCGGCGGCCACCCAGGTCAACTCCCCCACGTTCGGCGACATCATCACCGTCGTCATCAAGTGGGTCGCCGGGCTGATGGGCCCCATGGCCATCCCGATGATGCTCGGCCTGCTCCGCCCCTTCCGCCGCTCCGGCCCGACGGCGGCCCTCACCAGCTGGGCGACCGGCCTGTTCGCCTTCTGGCTGGTCAACTACCCCATCCACTGGAACCTCGACGGCGGCGTCCCGCTCCAGTACCAGGTCTCGATCCCGCTCGCCGTCTCCCTCGTCCTCTACATCCTCATCGGCTACCTCAAGCCGGAGGACACCCCGGAGCGCCTGGCCGTCATCGAACGCATCAACACGGACGACGACGGCACCGGCACGGCGGCGCCGGTCCCGGCCCAGCAGGACGGCACCCCGGGCGTCCCGGTCAAGGACTGA
- a CDS encoding pyridoxal 5'-phosphate synthase yields MAPDLDELLRSLRVWDLDPLPSFDPATAPDDPLDLFTTWFAQAVAAGQPEPHTMSLATADEQGLPDVRTVMLHGADAAHGWSFASHAGSRKGRHLAARPYAALGFYWPAQARQIRVRGRVTTAPPEEAQADLHARSTGALAAALTGRQSEPLDSLDELARASDAAWARAERAPHTPAPTWTLYRLRPEEAEFFQGDARRRHVRLVYRRDGDRWTRTLLWP; encoded by the coding sequence ATGGCACCGGACCTTGACGAACTGCTGCGGTCCCTGCGGGTGTGGGACCTCGACCCCCTGCCCTCCTTCGACCCGGCCACGGCACCCGACGACCCGCTCGACCTGTTCACCACGTGGTTCGCGCAGGCGGTCGCCGCCGGACAGCCCGAGCCGCACACCATGTCCCTGGCCACGGCCGACGAGCAGGGCCTGCCCGACGTCCGCACGGTGATGCTGCACGGCGCCGACGCGGCGCACGGCTGGAGCTTCGCGAGCCACGCCGGCAGCCGCAAGGGCCGCCACCTCGCCGCCCGCCCGTATGCCGCCCTCGGCTTCTACTGGCCGGCGCAGGCCCGCCAGATCCGGGTGCGCGGCCGGGTCACCACCGCCCCGCCCGAGGAGGCCCAGGCCGATCTGCACGCCCGCTCCACCGGCGCCCTCGCCGCCGCCCTGACCGGCAGGCAGAGCGAACCCCTCGACTCCCTGGACGAGTTGGCGCGGGCCTCCGACGCGGCCTGGGCCCGCGCCGAGCGCGCCCCGCACACCCCGGCCCCGACCTGGACCCTCTACCGCCTGCGCCCCGAGGAGGCCGAGTTCTTCCAGGGGGACGCCCGGCGACGGCACGTACGGCTGGTGTACCGCCGCGACGGCGACCGCTGGACACGCACCCTGCTGTGGCCGTGA
- a CDS encoding LysE family translocator: MDSASLLSFLALDLLLVCVPGADWAYVISAGLRDRSPVPAVAGLVTGYALHTVLAAAGLAVLVAGSPALLTALTVAGAAYLVWLGWGVLRRPAVPGAADPAGPPTGRRRTFLRGATISGLNPKGLLLYLSLLPQFLTLEGHHLPVPVQTTALGLLHMACCAAVYLTVGLLARAVLGARPAAARAVTRTSGAAMLGIGAFLLLQRLATV; this comes from the coding sequence ATGGACTCGGCCTCCCTCCTCTCCTTCCTCGCTCTGGACCTCCTGCTGGTCTGCGTACCGGGCGCCGACTGGGCGTACGTGATCTCCGCCGGCCTGCGCGACCGCTCCCCGGTCCCGGCGGTCGCGGGCCTGGTCACCGGCTACGCCCTGCACACGGTCCTCGCGGCGGCGGGCCTCGCGGTGCTGGTCGCCGGATCCCCGGCGCTGCTCACCGCGCTGACGGTGGCGGGCGCGGCGTACCTGGTGTGGCTGGGCTGGGGAGTGCTGCGGCGGCCGGCCGTGCCGGGCGCCGCGGACCCGGCCGGCCCGCCCACCGGCCGGCGCCGAACCTTCCTGCGGGGCGCGACGATCAGCGGCCTCAACCCGAAGGGCCTGCTCCTCTACCTGTCACTGCTGCCGCAGTTCCTCACCCTGGAGGGCCACCACCTGCCGGTGCCCGTGCAGACCACCGCGCTCGGCCTGCTGCACATGGCGTGCTGCGCCGCCGTCTACCTCACGGTCGGCCTGCTGGCCCGCGCCGTCCTCGGCGCCCGCCCGGCCGCCGCCCGCGCGGTCACCCGTACCTCCGGCGCCGCGATGCTGGGCATCGGGGCGTTCCTGCTGCTCCAGCGGCTGGCCACCGTCTGA
- a CDS encoding Lrp/AsnC family transcriptional regulator, protein MDDVDRKILAELQQDGRLTVTELAARVRLSVSPCHRRLRELERSGAISGYRAVVDPAAVGLTFEALVFVSMRQEDRETVAGFERALTEVPEVLEAQRLFGEPDYLLRVVAADLAAYQRLYDERLATLPGVQRLTSTLVMKHVVRDRPLPA, encoded by the coding sequence ATGGACGACGTGGACCGGAAAATCCTTGCCGAGCTGCAGCAGGACGGGCGGCTGACCGTGACCGAGCTGGCCGCGCGGGTGCGGCTCAGCGTCTCGCCGTGCCACCGGCGGCTGCGCGAGCTGGAGCGGTCGGGAGCGATCAGCGGCTACCGGGCCGTGGTGGACCCGGCCGCGGTGGGGCTGACCTTCGAGGCGCTGGTCTTCGTCTCGATGCGGCAGGAGGACCGGGAGACGGTCGCCGGGTTCGAGCGGGCGCTGACCGAGGTGCCGGAGGTGCTGGAGGCGCAGCGGCTGTTCGGGGAGCCGGACTATCTGCTGCGGGTGGTGGCGGCGGATCTGGCCGCCTACCAGCGGCTGTACGACGAGCGGCTGGCCACGCTGCCCGGGGTGCAGCGGCTGACGTCCACGCTGGTGATGAAGCACGTGGTGCGGGACCGGCCCCTGCCCGCGTAG
- a CDS encoding TetR family transcriptional regulator, producing the protein MTGQVRTVDGRVAGRRGQATRQKLLDCLSEMLSSSPYRDVKVIDVARKAGTSPATFYQYFPDVEGAVLEIAEQMAGESAALTGLVEGRTWAGKAGWQTAQELVDGFLEFWRKNDAILRVIDLGAAEGDKRFHKIRTKILSSVNTSLAEAVSELQAKGRVDKDVSAAAMAGSIVAMLAAVAGHQKGLAGVKQNELKPALALLVHLGITGRKPAK; encoded by the coding sequence ATGACAGGACAAGTGCGTACCGTCGACGGCCGCGTGGCCGGCCGGCGCGGGCAGGCGACGCGGCAGAAGCTGCTCGACTGCCTCAGCGAGATGCTCAGCTCCTCTCCCTACCGGGACGTCAAGGTCATCGATGTCGCCCGGAAGGCAGGCACTTCGCCCGCGACGTTCTACCAGTACTTCCCGGACGTCGAGGGCGCCGTCCTGGAGATCGCCGAGCAAATGGCGGGCGAGAGCGCCGCGTTGACCGGACTGGTCGAGGGACGCACCTGGGCCGGCAAGGCGGGCTGGCAGACCGCGCAGGAACTCGTGGACGGATTCCTGGAGTTCTGGCGCAAGAACGACGCGATCCTGCGCGTCATCGACCTCGGCGCCGCCGAGGGCGACAAGCGGTTCCACAAGATCCGCACGAAGATCCTCAGCTCGGTCAACACCTCCCTCGCGGAAGCGGTGTCCGAGCTGCAGGCCAAGGGCCGGGTCGACAAGGACGTCAGCGCCGCGGCGATGGCCGGCTCGATCGTCGCGATGCTCGCCGCGGTGGCCGGCCACCAGAAGGGCCTCGCGGGCGTCAAGCAGAACGAACTCAAGCCCGCCCTGGCCCTGTTGGTGCACCTCGGCATCACGGGCAGGAAGCCCGCGAAGTAG
- a CDS encoding VOC family protein, producing the protein MAENRASAHQEGYTEGVPCWVDAQLADVAAGRRFYGELFGWSFEEAYGGSVWARLDGRPVAALAQKADGRLPTVWTVYFATPDAEGLARRILAAGGQVVTAPVPVGELGVAALATDPEGAVFGLWQAGSHQGFGRRHEPGTFGWAELYARDTAAANGFYGGLFHDALFGPDAEPDFGRAPLTDVFPAEMPPHFLVHFRVADCAAALAEVTRLGGRVQAGPFETSYGTVGVITDDQGASFAVLQR; encoded by the coding sequence ATGGCCGAAAACAGGGCATCTGCTCACCAAGAGGGATACACCGAGGGCGTCCCGTGCTGGGTCGACGCCCAGCTCGCCGACGTGGCGGCGGGCAGGCGGTTCTACGGCGAGCTCTTCGGGTGGTCCTTCGAGGAGGCGTACGGCGGGAGCGTGTGGGCGCGCCTGGACGGGCGGCCGGTCGCCGCGCTCGCACAGAAGGCGGACGGGCGGCTGCCCACCGTGTGGACGGTGTACTTCGCGACGCCGGACGCCGAGGGCCTGGCCCGGCGGATCCTGGCGGCCGGCGGGCAGGTGGTGACCGCGCCGGTGCCGGTCGGCGAGCTGGGTGTCGCCGCGCTCGCCACCGATCCCGAGGGCGCCGTGTTCGGCCTGTGGCAGGCGGGCTCCCACCAGGGTTTCGGGCGCCGTCACGAGCCCGGCACGTTCGGCTGGGCGGAGCTGTACGCGCGGGACACCGCCGCCGCGAACGGCTTCTACGGCGGTCTCTTCCACGACGCCCTGTTCGGCCCGGACGCCGAGCCCGACTTCGGCCGCGCCCCGCTCACCGACGTCTTCCCCGCCGAGATGCCGCCGCACTTCCTGGTGCACTTCCGGGTGGCGGACTGCGCGGCCGCGCTCGCCGAGGTGACCCGGCTCGGCGGGCGGGTGCAGGCGGGCCCGTTCGAGACGTCGTACGGCACGGTGGGCGTGATCACGGACGACCAGGGGGCGTCGTTCGCGGTGCTCCAGCGCTGA
- a CDS encoding PQQ-binding-like beta-propeller repeat protein — protein MVDQLTQHDPRRIGPFEVLGRLGAGGMGLVYLARSASGRRVAIKTVRTELAEDQLFRVRFTREVEAARAVSGFYTAAVVDADPRAAVPWLATAYVPAPSLEEIVNDCGPLPAQAVRWLAAGVAEALQSIHGAGLVHRDLKPSNVLVVEDGPRVIDFGIASGVSNTRLTMTNVAVGTPAYMSPEQAKDSRSVTGASDVFSLGSTLVFAATGHPPFHGANPVETVFMLLREGPDLDGLPDELRPLIESCMQMDPAARPTPADLQAQLAPHLFGSGSDDSGTASAWLPERAVALIEARRGGRPAVKPASGGHSGGRHGGHSGGRGAGRGGSAVPPPPPHDPVVPAPVGAPPVPVGAPPVPGPSAAPDSGPIRLAGAAVPIGPGPRVADARAAAVKAPPPEAGLAASWSKPRPGVGGADPAVTAPPAPPVPPEPAARGWRPWRFRMSNDVWGTPAVAGDLVYVTSFEVHALDVATGRRRFKTRDVAWSMAVADGRIHASDGPTLFALDAREGTDLWRLSTDAWVYSLKAERGTVVTGTRGGGVQAWEAVNGRKLWEITGCQTDFESPEAGPALHDGTVYLWQDARLRALDARTGDERWSYPIGDAASCGGVPVRVTPAPDGYVYVSAGTRVLAVDVASGHVRWHFEAPAVFLSPPAFAPGPAVTGGGVYLADYLGTVYALDATDGRDRWRIATEARASVEPVLVAAGHVHVGSGTGLYTLDAVTGTPKWRFQAGGDIVGAPAVAEGRIHFGSTDHLLYTLKADDGRLRWKLATGGEITGSPVVKDGIVYACSKDRCVYALDAEKGTGTARTA, from the coding sequence GTGGTGGATCAGCTGACACAGCACGATCCGCGGCGCATCGGGCCGTTCGAGGTGCTGGGACGGCTGGGGGCCGGCGGCATGGGGCTGGTCTATCTCGCGCGCTCGGCGTCCGGCCGGCGCGTGGCGATCAAGACGGTCCGCACCGAGCTGGCCGAGGACCAGCTGTTCCGGGTCCGCTTCACCCGTGAGGTGGAGGCGGCCCGCGCGGTCTCCGGCTTCTACACGGCGGCCGTGGTCGACGCCGACCCGCGCGCCGCGGTGCCGTGGCTGGCCACCGCGTACGTGCCCGCGCCCTCCCTCGAGGAGATAGTGAACGACTGCGGTCCGCTGCCCGCGCAGGCGGTGCGCTGGCTGGCGGCGGGCGTGGCGGAGGCGCTCCAGTCGATCCACGGCGCCGGACTGGTCCACCGGGACCTGAAGCCGTCGAACGTGCTGGTCGTGGAGGACGGCCCGCGGGTGATCGACTTCGGCATCGCGTCCGGCGTGTCGAACACCCGTTTGACGATGACCAACGTCGCGGTCGGCACCCCCGCCTACATGTCCCCCGAGCAGGCCAAGGACTCCCGCAGTGTGACGGGCGCCTCCGACGTCTTCTCCCTCGGCTCCACCCTCGTCTTCGCCGCCACCGGCCACCCGCCCTTCCACGGCGCCAACCCGGTCGAGACCGTCTTCATGCTGCTGCGCGAGGGCCCGGACCTCGACGGCCTGCCCGACGAGCTGCGCCCGCTGATCGAGTCCTGTATGCAGATGGACCCGGCGGCCCGGCCCACCCCGGCCGACCTCCAGGCCCAGCTCGCCCCGCATCTGTTCGGCTCCGGCTCCGACGACAGCGGGACGGCGTCGGCGTGGCTGCCCGAGCGGGCCGTCGCCCTCATCGAGGCCCGCCGCGGCGGCCGCCCCGCGGTCAAGCCCGCGTCCGGCGGGCACTCCGGTGGCCGGCACGGCGGCCACTCGGGCGGGCGCGGCGCCGGACGCGGCGGCTCCGCCGTACCGCCCCCGCCGCCGCACGACCCGGTCGTCCCGGCCCCGGTCGGCGCCCCGCCCGTCCCGGTCGGAGCGCCCCCGGTCCCCGGCCCTTCCGCCGCGCCCGACAGCGGGCCGATCCGGCTGGCCGGCGCCGCCGTGCCCATCGGGCCCGGACCGCGCGTCGCCGACGCCCGCGCCGCCGCCGTCAAGGCGCCCCCGCCGGAGGCCGGTCTCGCCGCCTCCTGGTCGAAGCCGCGCCCCGGCGTGGGCGGCGCCGACCCGGCCGTGACCGCGCCGCCGGCGCCCCCCGTGCCGCCGGAGCCGGCCGCGAGGGGCTGGCGTCCGTGGCGGTTCCGCATGTCGAACGACGTGTGGGGCACCCCGGCCGTGGCCGGCGACCTCGTGTACGTCACCTCCTTCGAGGTGCACGCCCTCGACGTGGCCACCGGCCGCCGCCGCTTCAAGACCCGCGACGTCGCCTGGTCGATGGCGGTCGCGGACGGCAGGATCCACGCCTCCGACGGGCCCACCCTGTTCGCGCTGGACGCCCGCGAGGGCACCGACCTGTGGCGGCTGTCCACGGACGCCTGGGTGTACTCCCTCAAGGCCGAGCGCGGCACCGTCGTCACCGGCACGCGCGGCGGCGGCGTCCAGGCGTGGGAGGCCGTCAACGGCCGCAAGCTGTGGGAGATCACCGGCTGCCAGACCGACTTCGAGTCCCCGGAGGCGGGCCCGGCCCTGCACGACGGCACCGTCTACCTCTGGCAGGACGCCCGGCTGCGCGCCCTCGACGCCCGCACCGGCGACGAGCGCTGGTCCTACCCGATCGGCGACGCGGCCTCCTGCGGCGGCGTGCCGGTCCGGGTCACGCCCGCGCCCGACGGCTACGTCTACGTCTCGGCGGGCACCCGCGTCCTCGCCGTGGACGTCGCGAGCGGCCACGTGCGCTGGCACTTCGAGGCCCCGGCGGTGTTCCTCTCCCCGCCCGCCTTCGCGCCCGGCCCCGCGGTCACCGGCGGCGGCGTCTACCTCGCCGACTACCTCGGCACGGTCTACGCCCTGGACGCCACCGACGGCCGCGACCGCTGGCGCATCGCCACCGAGGCCCGGGCCTCGGTCGAGCCGGTGCTGGTCGCGGCGGGCCACGTCCACGTGGGCAGCGGCACCGGCCTGTACACGCTGGACGCCGTCACCGGCACCCCGAAGTGGCGCTTCCAGGCGGGCGGTGACATCGTCGGCGCCCCGGCGGTGGCCGAGGGCCGCATCCACTTCGGCTCCACGGACCACCTGCTGTACACCCTGAAGGCCGACGACGGCCGGCTGCGCTGGAAGCTGGCGACCGGCGGGGAGATCACCGGCTCGCCGGTGGTCAAGGACGGCATCGTGTACGCGTGCAGCAAGGACCGCTGCGTCTACGCGCTGGACGCCGAGAAGGGCACGGGCACCGCTCGGACCGCGTGA